A single genomic interval of Dromiciops gliroides isolate mDroGli1 chromosome 1, mDroGli1.pri, whole genome shotgun sequence harbors:
- the LOC122736622 gene encoding ubiquitin-conjugating enzyme E2 N-like, protein MAGLPRRIIKETQCLLAEPVPGIKAEPDESNARYFHVVIAGPQDSPFEGGTFKLEPFLPEEYPMAAPKVHFMTKIYHPNVDKLGRICLDILKDKWSPALQIRTVLLSIQALLSACNPDDPLANDVAKQWKTNEDQAIETARAWTRLYAMNNI, encoded by the coding sequence ATGGCCGGGCTGCCCCGCAGGATTATTAAGGAAACCCAGTGTTTGCTGGCAGAACCAGTTCCTGGGATAAAAGCAGAACCAGATGAAAGCAATGCACGTTATTTTCATGTGGTCATTGCAGGCCCACAGGATTCCCCCTTTGAAGGAGGGACTTTTAAACTTGAACCATTTCTTCCAGAAGAATACCCAATGGCAGCTCCTAAAGTACATTTCATGACCAAAATTTATCACCCTAATGTAGACAAGTTGGGAAGAATATGTTTAGATATTTTGAAAGATAAATGGTCTCCAGCATTACAGATCCGTACAGTGCTGCTCTCAATCCAAGCTTTGTTAAGTGCTTGCAATCCAGATGATCCATTAGCAAATGATGTAGCTAAGCAGTGGAAGACCAATGAAGACCAAGCCATAGAAACAGCCAGAGCATGGACTAGGCTATATGCCatgaataatatttaa